One segment of Streptomyces sp. YIM 121038 DNA contains the following:
- a CDS encoding Mu transposase C-terminal domain-containing protein — MGRLLTAGGWHRAPCCVIRSPLSRVPMTETGDASEAMDIGLGRHRDELRPAAVAQLLRLRAAGELTTGHVRLVADAVGVHKRTVWSWLVRAEETGSVEKPERRRFRITEEIIDVLADYQGNVKRAHERLVEVAVAAGEKPPGLTTLHDAIARDLDPGFMAGLREGIPAARGFDPAFQRPAVARNEVWEGDHKQAETVVMMPDGKPSRVWVTWFEDRGTSYVMGWAVTAGSAHRGSVLAAVRMAVLREAPYGPPGGLPHLVRVDGGADFLSKTVLRAFGLLGVPVHRVRSARHKGGIERLNHTSMTRFFADLPRYTKAPRLDHRRRLGETDPPLTFEAFVGLLGEWVEKHNTEHVIERTGMTPLAAWLADPAEVRPEPSAAELRALMLESDHRPRKITSHGVEFNKRAYMPENGVGRIGLEVRVRWMPHHHHEIDLYTFRGNRYLGRAFLSNEASEELRAKVLHDRDEHSAELRRALKRSGERKRERHLPSTRPEVPVRALRMTEREARAELKGTVPPPLPRRRAQPYRPLTPIPAAWKRPGLTDTTSKDDAS; from the coding sequence GTGGGGCGGCTGTTGACTGCTGGAGGCTGGCATCGTGCCCCTTGTTGCGTTATCCGTTCACCCCTGTCACGGGTACCGATGACAGAGACTGGCGACGCGTCCGAGGCCATGGACATCGGTTTGGGGCGGCATCGGGATGAGCTCAGGCCTGCGGCGGTGGCTCAGTTGCTGCGGCTGCGGGCCGCGGGGGAGTTGACGACCGGACATGTACGGCTGGTCGCTGACGCGGTGGGTGTGCACAAGAGGACGGTGTGGAGCTGGCTGGTCCGCGCGGAGGAGACCGGCAGTGTGGAGAAGCCGGAACGTCGCCGGTTCCGGATCACCGAGGAGATCATCGATGTCCTCGCTGATTATCAGGGCAACGTGAAGCGCGCTCATGAGCGCCTGGTCGAGGTGGCGGTGGCGGCAGGGGAGAAGCCGCCGGGACTGACGACGCTGCACGATGCGATTGCCCGGGATCTTGATCCGGGGTTCATGGCGGGCCTGCGGGAGGGGATTCCCGCGGCTCGGGGGTTTGATCCGGCGTTCCAGCGGCCGGCGGTGGCCCGTAATGAGGTGTGGGAGGGGGATCACAAGCAGGCCGAGACCGTCGTGATGATGCCCGATGGCAAGCCGTCGAGGGTGTGGGTGACGTGGTTCGAGGACCGCGGCACCAGCTATGTGATGGGCTGGGCGGTCACCGCTGGCTCCGCGCACCGCGGTTCGGTCCTGGCCGCGGTACGTATGGCCGTGCTGCGCGAGGCCCCCTACGGCCCGCCCGGCGGGCTGCCGCACCTGGTGCGCGTCGACGGTGGCGCCGACTTCCTGTCCAAAACCGTCCTGCGCGCCTTCGGCCTGCTGGGCGTGCCGGTGCACCGGGTGCGCAGCGCCCGCCACAAGGGCGGTATCGAGCGTCTGAACCACACCAGCATGACCCGCTTCTTCGCCGACCTGCCCCGTTACACGAAGGCGCCCCGGCTTGATCACCGCCGCCGCCTCGGCGAGACGGACCCGCCGCTGACCTTCGAGGCGTTCGTGGGCCTGCTGGGCGAGTGGGTCGAGAAGCACAACACCGAGCACGTCATCGAGCGCACCGGTATGACGCCGCTTGCGGCCTGGCTGGCCGATCCCGCTGAGGTCCGGCCCGAGCCGAGCGCGGCCGAGCTGCGCGCCCTGATGCTGGAGAGCGACCACCGGCCCCGCAAGATCACCAGTCACGGGGTGGAGTTCAACAAGCGTGCCTACATGCCCGAGAACGGGGTGGGCCGGATCGGGCTCGAGGTCCGGGTGCGGTGGATGCCGCACCACCATCACGAGATCGATCTGTACACCTTCCGCGGCAACCGCTACCTGGGCCGGGCCTTCCTCAGCAACGAGGCCAGCGAGGAACTGCGCGCCAAGGTGCTGCACGACCGCGATGAGCACAGCGCGGAGCTGCGGCGGGCCTTGAAACGCTCCGGCGAGCGCAAGCGGGAACGCCACCTGCCGTCCACCCGGCCCGAGGTGCCTGTCCGAGCCCTGCGTATGACCGAGCGGGAGGCCCGCGCCGAACTCAAGGGCACCGTCCCGCCCCCGCTGCCTCGCCGTCGGGCACAGCCCTACCGGCCCCTGACCCCGATCCCGGCCGCGTGGAAACGCCCCGGCCTCACCGACACCACATCTAAGGACGACGCATCGTGA
- a CDS encoding ATP-binding protein, whose product MTPTVSSTRTPPALPGPGPQHFLSLPGARTVRVPALDAVARAVEQTLAEQAVMCLYGDAGCGKTYALQTALNSRPALPGDVHICHLSPRPAPTPLVLRAELLLAAGLPIPPTRDPGILDTALRTRLAAHPHLLVMDEASRLTTGCVEYLCYLFDDPTTQLTLILATSTKGFHTLRRQPLLATRTTRWLQIHPLTPGEVRRAIPQLHPRWHDADNDVLDRLDARHGHGNFRRWAQITHHTLRLERRASPSGKRLLETTLDGCLPPHEDPR is encoded by the coding sequence ATGACGCCCACCGTCAGCAGCACGCGCACGCCTCCGGCCCTACCCGGCCCCGGCCCACAGCACTTCCTGTCGCTCCCCGGTGCCCGGACCGTCCGGGTCCCTGCCCTCGACGCGGTCGCCCGCGCTGTGGAGCAGACCCTGGCAGAGCAAGCCGTCATGTGCCTCTACGGCGACGCAGGCTGCGGCAAGACCTACGCCCTGCAGACTGCGCTCAACTCCCGCCCCGCGCTGCCCGGCGACGTACACATCTGCCATCTCAGCCCGCGCCCTGCTCCGACCCCGCTCGTTTTACGCGCCGAGCTGCTGCTCGCTGCCGGTCTCCCCATCCCGCCGACGCGGGATCCGGGCATCCTGGACACGGCCTTGCGCACCCGACTCGCCGCGCACCCGCACCTGCTGGTGATGGACGAGGCCAGTCGCCTGACCACCGGCTGCGTCGAGTACCTCTGCTACCTCTTCGACGACCCCACCACCCAGCTCACCCTCATCCTCGCCACCAGCACCAAGGGCTTCCACACCCTGCGCCGCCAGCCCCTGCTGGCCACACGCACCACCCGCTGGCTGCAGATCCACCCGCTCACCCCCGGCGAGGTACGCCGCGCCATCCCGCAGCTCCACCCGCGATGGCACGACGCCGACAACGACGTCCTCGACCGCCTCGACGCCCGTCACGGGCACGGCAACTTCCGCCGCTGGGCCCAGATCACCCACCACACCCTGCGCCTCGAACGCCGCGCCTCACCCTCGGGCAAGCGCCTGCTGGAGACGACGCTCGACGGCTGTCTCCCGCCACACGAAGACCCCCGATGA
- a CDS encoding ATP-binding protein → MTTTLPPAEGDQYLKLPGAHIVATRALLRARENLADTIEARAMMCVYGGAGFGKTLSVNTCLRELEPDEEVRRIAFRSRPTARAVRHEIFAALDLAGTPPAHPSEFDHLLKDALAARPRTLIVDEAQWLNSEAFEYFRYLWDDYATQLAIVFVGGQGCYTVLRKEPMLASRIFIWQKFSRLTPEEVLQAIPLFHPVWENAEPDDILFANTHAAHGSFRDWAWLTTQVRLGLKRLGRQRVDQEVLRWAFARLGEA, encoded by the coding sequence GTGACCACCACCCTGCCCCCGGCCGAGGGCGACCAGTACCTGAAGCTGCCCGGCGCGCACATCGTGGCCACCCGCGCCCTGCTCAGAGCACGGGAAAACCTCGCCGACACGATCGAGGCGAGGGCGATGATGTGCGTCTACGGCGGCGCGGGCTTCGGCAAGACCCTCTCGGTCAACACCTGCCTGCGCGAGCTGGAGCCCGACGAGGAAGTGCGCCGGATCGCGTTCCGCTCCCGCCCTACCGCCCGCGCGGTGCGCCACGAGATCTTCGCCGCGCTCGACCTGGCCGGCACCCCGCCCGCACACCCGTCGGAGTTCGACCACCTCCTCAAGGACGCACTCGCGGCCCGCCCGCGCACACTGATCGTGGACGAGGCCCAGTGGCTCAACTCCGAGGCCTTCGAGTACTTCCGCTACCTGTGGGACGACTACGCCACCCAGCTGGCCATCGTCTTCGTCGGCGGCCAGGGCTGCTACACCGTGCTGCGCAAGGAGCCGATGCTCGCCTCGCGGATCTTCATCTGGCAGAAGTTCTCCCGCCTCACCCCCGAAGAAGTCCTCCAGGCCATCCCCCTGTTCCACCCGGTGTGGGAGAACGCGGAACCCGACGACATCCTCTTCGCCAACACGCACGCCGCCCACGGCAGCTTCCGCGACTGGGCCTGGCTGACCACCCAGGTACGCCTCGGCCTCAAGCGCCTGGGCAGGCAACGCGTCGACCAAGAGGTGCTGCGCTGGGCCTTCGCCCGTCTGGGGGAGGCATGA
- a CDS encoding Mu transposase C-terminal domain-containing protein: MTHRSIPSETPASGMDLDAASETPAPVVPRLLGRQQAVTRLLALDERGELTTGHARLVASSLGVSLRTVWRWLEAARHEGRTGPAPRLRFTVTPELHARLTRWCGNAAAVHRELLAEHAQALAEHAQDAVEGNEAPAPPPSLATLHRAIRLDLNAGQRAALAGGERARRRHDVHLRRPKQWRNACWEADHKHIPIEVLLDGQRVFPWVTWFIDCATKAITGAAITPHQPSRDAILAALRIALQRNENDAFGPIGGLPALVRIDRGSDFLSHTVAQALGAFAVPIQDLPAYRPELKGTVENLNRCAQRMFFAALPGYTHAPTASVRPGTARGGRVPVGELMEFSVFVEQLLEWIGWWNTEHSSQALGGRTPLEAWQQDPTPVHDVDRSLLWAFTLEDDGRIRTLTTSGVRWNNRYYVGEWMAGGADAGTKVRVRCLPHHDHEIEVFDAATGKHLGTAHLADAATDEQRRALRRGKDAEKRRLARALAQASRRTRPKYAAVTRAEQPKRLGALTSAEADQALTAAHLTDAAELALPDLIPPATAPSHWRTPAAPRPTDGPGST, encoded by the coding sequence ATGACCCACCGATCCATTCCATCCGAGACCCCCGCCTCAGGCATGGACCTCGACGCGGCCAGCGAGACGCCAGCCCCGGTGGTGCCGCGGTTGCTGGGCCGCCAGCAGGCTGTCACGCGTCTGCTGGCGTTGGACGAGCGCGGGGAACTCACCACGGGGCACGCTCGTCTGGTCGCGTCGTCGCTGGGGGTGTCACTGCGGACGGTGTGGCGGTGGCTCGAGGCCGCTCGGCATGAGGGCCGTACCGGCCCCGCCCCACGGTTGCGTTTCACGGTCACGCCCGAACTGCACGCACGCCTCACTCGATGGTGCGGTAACGCCGCCGCGGTACACCGGGAACTGCTGGCCGAGCACGCCCAGGCCCTGGCCGAGCACGCCCAGGACGCCGTCGAAGGAAACGAGGCGCCCGCACCACCACCGTCGCTGGCGACGTTGCACCGTGCGATCCGCCTCGACCTGAACGCCGGCCAGCGGGCCGCCCTGGCCGGGGGAGAACGCGCGAGGCGAAGGCATGACGTTCACCTGCGCCGCCCGAAGCAATGGCGGAACGCCTGCTGGGAAGCCGATCACAAACACATCCCCATCGAGGTCCTCCTCGACGGCCAGCGGGTCTTTCCATGGGTGACGTGGTTCATCGACTGCGCCACCAAGGCGATCACGGGGGCGGCGATCACTCCGCACCAGCCCTCCCGAGACGCGATCCTGGCCGCGCTACGCATAGCCCTGCAGCGCAACGAGAACGACGCCTTCGGCCCCATCGGGGGCCTGCCCGCCCTGGTACGCATCGACCGCGGCTCCGACTTCCTCTCCCACACCGTCGCCCAGGCTCTGGGTGCGTTCGCTGTGCCGATCCAGGACCTGCCCGCTTACCGGCCGGAACTGAAGGGCACGGTGGAGAACCTGAACCGCTGCGCCCAGCGCATGTTCTTCGCCGCCCTGCCCGGCTACACCCACGCCCCGACCGCCTCGGTGCGACCGGGCACCGCACGGGGCGGCCGTGTGCCGGTGGGCGAGTTGATGGAGTTCTCCGTGTTCGTCGAGCAGCTGCTGGAGTGGATCGGCTGGTGGAACACCGAGCACTCCTCCCAGGCGCTGGGCGGGCGTACGCCGCTTGAGGCGTGGCAGCAGGACCCCACCCCGGTCCACGACGTCGACCGCTCCCTGCTGTGGGCGTTCACGCTCGAGGACGACGGCCGCATCCGCACGCTGACCACCAGCGGCGTGCGGTGGAATAACCGGTATTACGTGGGGGAGTGGATGGCCGGAGGCGCGGACGCGGGCACGAAGGTCCGGGTGCGCTGTCTGCCGCACCACGACCACGAGATCGAAGTCTTCGACGCCGCTACGGGCAAGCACCTGGGCACGGCCCACCTGGCCGACGCGGCCACCGACGAGCAGCGCCGGGCACTGCGCCGCGGCAAGGACGCCGAGAAGCGTCGTCTAGCCCGCGCGCTGGCCCAGGCCTCGCGGCGTACCCGCCCGAAGTACGCGGCGGTGACCCGGGCCGAACAGCCCAAACGCCTGGGCGCCCTCACCTCGGCCGAGGCCGACCAGGCCCTGACCGCAGCCCACCTGACCGATGCGGCTGAGCTCGCCCTGCCCGACCTGATCCCACCCGCCACAGCGCCGAGCCACTGGCGCACCCCTGCTGCGCCACGCCCCACCGACGGGCCCGGCTCCACCTAA